Proteins found in one Anopheles aquasalis chromosome 3, idAnoAquaMG_Q_19, whole genome shotgun sequence genomic segment:
- the LOC126576938 gene encoding E3 ubiquitin-protein ligase ariadne-1, producing the protein MDSDDESFEEHDSGNVSSGDDDFAMDVDINNPRDRGQESDDYPYEVLTTDEIVQHMVDCIKDVNTVVEIPTTTTRILLNHFKWDKEKLMERFYDGDQDKLFKDAHVINPFRKPSLALKPKIKKSRTEDCEICYSTFHPSMMTGLECGHRFCTQCWQEYLTTKIVEEGLGQSIACAAHGCDILVDDVTVMRLVQDARVKLKYQHLITNSFVECNRLLRWCPSADCTYAIKVQYVDPRPVVCKCNHVFCFECGENWHDPVQCRLLKKWIKKCDDDSETSNWIAANTKECPKCNVTIEKDGGCNHMVCKNQNCKHDFCWVCLGSWEPHGSSWYNCNRYDEDEARAARDAQEKLRSTLARYLHYYNRYINHMQSLKFEHKLYAAVKEKMEEMQQHNMSWIEVQFLKKAVDILCQCRQTLMCTYVFAYYLKKNNQSQIFEENQKDLETATETLSEYLERDITSENLADIKQKVQDKYRYCEKRRKVLLDHVHEGYEKDWWEYTPN; encoded by the exons ATGGATTCAGATGATGAAAGCTTCGAGGAGCACGATTCGGGCAATGTGTCCAGCGGAGACGACGATTTCGCGATGGACGTGGACATCAACAACCCACGGGATCGGGGCCAAGAATCGGATGACTACCCTTACGAGGTGCTGACCACCGACGAGATCGTACAGCATATGGTCGATTGCATCAAGGACGTAAACACGGTCGTCGAG AtaccaaccacaacaacccgTATCCTGCTGAATCATTTCAAATGGGACAAGGAGAAGCTGATGGAGCGGTTTTACGATGGCGATCAGGATAAGCTTTTCAAGGATGCACACGTTATCAATCCTTTCCGAAAGCCAAGCTTAGCACTCAAGCCAAAG ATTAAAAAATCTAGAACGGAGGATTGCGAAATTTGCTACTCAACCTTTCATCCCAGT ATGATGACCGGTCTAGAATGCGGACATCGCTTCTGTACTCAATGCTGGCAGGAGTACCTGACGACCAAGATAGTGGAGGAAGGCCTCGGTCAATCTATAGCGTGCGCAGCGCACGGATGTGATATTCTGGTCGATGACGTAACGGTGATGCGGTTGGTGCAGGATGCGCGAGTCAAACTTAAATATCAGCACCTTATCACAAACAGCTTCGTGGAG TGCAATCGGTTGTTACGCTGGTGTCCATCGGCAGACTGTACGTATGCGATCAAGGTACAGTACGTGGATCCGCGCCCAGTTGTCTGTAAGTGCAACCacgtgttttgtttcgagtGTGGCGAAAACTGGCACGATCCGGTCCAGTGTCGGCTGCtaaaaaaatggatcaaaaagtgtgatgatgattcagAAACTTCGAACTGGATTGCGGCTAATACGAAAGAATGCCCGAAATGTAATGTCACGATTGAGAAGGATGGTGGTTGCAATCACATG GTATGCAAAAACCAGAACTGCAAGCACGACTTCTGTTGGGTGTGTCTTGGCTCGTGGGAACCACACGGCTCTTCCTGGTACAACTGCAACCGATATGACGAGGACGAAGCCAGAGCGGCTCGAGACGCGCAGGAGAAGCTTCGTTCCACCCTAGCCAG ATATCTTCACTACTATAATCGATACATCAATCACATGCAGTCGCTTAAGTTCGAGCACAAGCTGTACGCTGCGGTCAAAGAGAAGATGGAggaaatgcagcagcacaacatgtCGTGGATTGAG GTTCAATTTCTGAAAAAAGCGGTTGATATTCTCTGCCAGTGTCGTCAGACACTCATGTGCACTTACGTGTTTGCCTACTATTTGAAGAAGAATAATCAGTCGCAAATTTTtgaggaaaatcaaaaagatctGGAAACGGCAACCGAAACGCTGTCCGAATACTTAGAACGTGACATTACTTCTGAAAACCTGGCCGATATCAAACAGAAGGTGCAGGACAAGTACAG GTATTGCGAAAAGCGTCGAAAGGTTTTGCTCGATCACGTGCATGAAGGATATGAGAAGGATTGGTGGGAGTATACTCCCAACTGA